In Gadus macrocephalus chromosome 4, ASM3116895v1, the following proteins share a genomic window:
- the LOC132454972 gene encoding ADP-ribosylation factor 5-like yields MGLTFSSLFTKLFGKKQMRILMVGLDAAGKTTILYKLKLGEIVTTIPTIGFNVETVEYKNICFTVWDVGGQDKIRPLWRHYFQNTQGLIFVVDSNDRERVAESKDELVKMLQEDELKDAVVLVFANKQDLPNAMPVNELSDKLDLHNLRTRTWQVQATCATQGTGLYEGLDWLSSELSKR; encoded by the exons ATGGGTCTCACCTTCTCGTCGCTGTTCACGAAGCTTTTCGGCAAGAAGCAGATGAGAATACTCATGG TTGGATTGGATGCTGCTGGAAAGACCACTATACTGTATAAACTGAAGCTTGGGGAAATCGTTACCACTATCCCGACAATCG GTTTCAACGTGGAGACGGTAGAATACAAGAACATCTGCTTCACTGTGTGGGATGTCGGCGGTCAGGACAAGATCCGACCTCTGTGGCGACACTACTTCCAGAACACGCAG GGCCTCATCTTCGTTGTGGACAGCAACGACCGAGAGAGAGTTGCAGAGTCCAAAGACGAGCTCGTGAAAATG CTGCAGGAGGACGAGCTGAAGGAcgcggtggtgctggtgtttgCTAACAAACAGGACCTGCCCAACGCCATGCCCGTCAACGAACTCTCCGACAAGCTGGACCTGCATAATTTGCGCACCAGGACC TGGCAAGTCCAGGCCACCTGTGCCACCCAGGGCACGGGACTCTACGAGGGACTCGATTGGCTATCCAGCGAGCTGTCGAAGCgctag
- the atp6v1f gene encoding V-type proton ATPase subunit F, whose amino-acid sequence MAGRGKLIAVIGDEDTCTGFLLGGIGELNKNRKPNFLVVEKDTSITEIEETFKSFLVRNDIGIILINQFIAEMIRHAIDGHMESIPAVLEIPSKEHPYDASKDSILRRAKGMFSAEDFR is encoded by the exons ATGGCAGGACGCGGTAAATTAATCGCGGTTATCGGCGACGAGGACACTTGCACTGGGTTCCTCCTGGGAGGCATCGGCGAGCTGAACAAGAACCGTAAACCCAATTTCCTAGTGGTGGAAAAGGATACGAGTATCACGGAGATTGAAGAGACCTTCAA GAGCTTCTTGGTCCGTAATGACATCGGGATCATTCTGATCAACCAGTTTATCGCCGAAATGATCCGCCATGCGATCGACGGCCACATGGAGTCCATCCCTGCCGTCCTAGAGATCCCGTCGAAGGAGCACCCCTACGACGCGTCCAAGGATTCTATTTTACGCAGGGCCAAAGGGATGTTTTCTGCAGAAGACTTCCGATAA
- the dennd6b gene encoding protein DENND6B, which yields MDPSHGSASHHNETGNAVERTDSRSTWAQFLSWLECVCVVTFDLELGQAIELVYPHDAKLTEKEKTSICYLSFPDSYSGCLGDTQFSFRFRQSIGRISPDFGEDAYDRDAPVTLQRDLGHFYGYVYFRQVKDVSVKRGYFQKSLVLVSRLPYVHLFHTLLQIIAPEYFEKLEPCLEAVCNEIDQWPSPVPGLTLNLPVMGTVLQVRIPSKTDKPGGSPAKHAPKEHLLPAPTLLPTIHELDLFKCFQSALIHLQVLWELTLLGEPLVVMAPSPTMSSEIVLALISSIAPLKYCSDYRPYFTIHDSEFREYTTRTQAPPNVILGVTNPFFIKTFQSWPHIVRLGDPRMAGDLPKQVKVKKLAKLKTLDTKPGIYTAYKTFLQKDKILIKRLLKGIQRKRPSEVQSAILRRHLLELTQSFIIPLERYMASLMPLQRSVTPWKTPPQIRPFSQEEFMATLEHAGPHLTSMLKGDWMGLYRRFFRSPNFDGWYRLRRREMTQKLESLHLEAVCDADLVGWTKDKSEVEVVDLVLKLREKLTKAHRQQLSVREGAVDQLEGCVQTIAAALPEDLQNVLHRHRP from the exons TTGGTGTATCCCCATGATGCTAAACTCACAGAGAAGGAG AAAACCAGCATCTGTTACTTATCCTTCCCCGACTCTTACTCAG GATGCCTTGGGGATACACAGTTTAGCTTCAGGTTTCGCCAGTCCATCGGACGCATCAGCCCCGACTTTGGGGAAGATGCGTACGACCGGGACGCCCCCGTCACGCTTCAG CGTGACCTGGGCCATTTCTATGGTTACGTGTATTTCAGACAAGTGAAGGACGTCTCCGTCAAACGAGGGTACTTTCAGAAG TCTCTGGTTCTGGTGTCCAGGCTGCCCTACGTCCACCTCTTCCACACCCTGCTGCAGATCATCGCCCCCGAGTACTTTGAGAAGCTGGAGCCCTGTCTGGAAGCCG TGTGCAACGAAATAGACCAATGGCCTTCGCCGGTGCCAGGCTTGACCCTTAACCTCCCCGTGATGGGCACGGTTTTACAG GTTCGGATCCCATCGAAGACGGACAAGCCAGGGGGGAGCCCGGCCAAACATGCCCCGAAAGAG CATCTTCTCCCGGCGCCGACCCTGCTGCCCACAATTCATGAGTTGGATCTGTTCAA GTGTTTCCAGTCAGCCCTGATCCACCTGCAGGTTCTCTGGGAGCTCACGTTGCTAGGGGAACCCCTGGTCGTCATGGCGCCGTCTCCGACGATGTCGTCCGAAATCGTGCTGGCCCTCATTAG CTCCATCGCGCCGCTGAAGTACTGCAGTGACTACAGGCCCTACTTCACCATCCacgacagcgagttcagggagTACACCACCAGGACCCAGGCCCC TCCCAACGTCATCCTGGGCGTCACCAATCCGTTCTTCATCAAGACCTTCCAGAGCTGGCCCCACATCGTGCGTCTGGGGGACCCCAGGATGGCGGGGGACCTGCCCAAGCAGGTCAAGGTGAAGAAGCTGGCCAAACTCAAAACCCTGGACACAAAGCCAG GCATCTACACAGCATACAAAACCTTTCTGCAGAAGGACAAGATCCTCATCAAGAGACTACTTAAG GGCATCCAGAGGAAGAGGCCGTCGGAAGTGCAGAGCGCCATCTTGAGGAGACACCTGCTGGAGCTCACGCAGAGCTTCATCATCCCCTTG GAGCGGTACATGGCCAGCCTGATGCCCCTGCAGCGGTCCGTCACCCCCTGGAAG ACTCCGCCCCAGATCCGCCCCTTCAGCCAAGAGGAGTTCATGGCCACCCTGGAACACGCCGGCCCCCACCTGACCTCCATGCTCAAAGGGGATTGGATGGGACTCTACAG ACGGTTCTTCCGGTCCCCCAACTTCGACGGCTGGTACCGCCTGCGACGCCGGGAGATGACCCAGAAACTGGAGAGCCTCCACCTGGAGGCGGTGTGTGACGCG gaTCTGGTGGGCTGGACCAAGGACAAGTCGGAGGTGGAGGTCGTGGACCTGGTCCTCAAACTGAGGGAGAAGCTG ACCAAGGCCCACCGGCAGCAGCTGTCGGTGCGGGAGGGCGCCGTGGACCAATTGGAGGGCTGCGTTCAGACCATCGCGGCGGCTCTGCCAGAGGACCTGCAGAACGTCCTGCACAGACACAGGCCGTGA
- the lamtor4 gene encoding ragulator complex protein LAMTOR4: protein MTTAALTQGLERIPDQLGYLVISEEGVLASAGELENDEHTAGVIMQMVRTACRFRLQGAAEPPFKRISVMLEDFVYTVTVSGQKVFVVKRQNNQHAPVTV from the exons ATG ACCACAGCTGCCTTGACCCAGGGTCTCGAGCGGATCCCCGACCAGCTGGGTTACCTGGTGATCAGTGAAGAAGGCGTCTTAGCG TCGGCCGGGGAGTTAGAGAACGACGAGCACACGGCAGGAGTCATTATGCAAATGGTGCGGACAGCATGTCGCTTCCGGTTGCAGGGCGCCGCTGAACCACCCTTCAAACGTATTTCAG TCATGCTGGAAGACTTTGTCTACACCGTGACGGTATCGGGGCAGAAAGTGTTTGTGGTGAAGCGGCAGAACAACCAGCATGCCCCTGTGACAGTCTAG
- the gcc1 gene encoding GRIP and coiled-coil domain-containing protein 1 — MEKFGMSFGGGPSKKDMFDTIESQKKQLIQYQTRFKDVVRAYKGLMKEKEALEASLKVLTVSQEVDLGHQPWDGSSPTGPASVTSDLLDDRCSMHSADSLDTAASVTSEGARGEPVGDDQEGGAGGGGESEGACARGQQAEPDASGSESAVGSGSGGRGPDQLLRQHTPPPPPPAAGHPQAEADRRVTQLRTQLSTLTSSLATVSQEKSRMEASFQADKRNAKQELEELQGRLEEERRQHEARARAAQEQLAESKARVITQQHERAREQDDHALMLRELQELLREERDLRQEAELRLEDARAALQESVRAAERGAECEARLRESGEQREEMRRGLRAAEEERRKPDPRVEELQRELAETKGHHQQQLQHEIRKASQAEERARCQAQGEEGRVASLEERLSELSALLGSCEKAKQRDQQSLQRLRERLLQLDTENKTLAIAVSARVSAADPSAAVEDGDDAHLDVGALKDKMERVKKLLMLASRRSPEEEQRWTAVGEIEKLSEPEDDDGGGGSGEQNGTELRCQQELRQLREEFERYKLRAQVVLKNKNTKDGCQAKELEAARDQLAELKEKYIDLRIHADEADARHRRDAGEREQAAAALLPAHRQELERAEAAHREGLLRLEAELQKQRERVGALLDEKDRELEKLRSVALMCGGAAPGRRHGRHDADSAGTPEGAGEAGRADGGEEAAAACGQDAALEESEIITQALKLAGTSAPTQLLLYVEQLARREAEAGALRREKRRLEEDLHQLQGRLVGNGERHEEETAELRARLDKLTRDQGREGANLEYLKNVIYRFLTLQDVSGRRQTLGAILTILHFSPQEKKAVLKLQGQTWWPVVGK; from the exons ATGGAAAAGTTTGGGATGAGCTTCGGGGGCGGCCCGAGCAAGAAAGACATGTTTGACACCATCGAGTCCCAGAAGAAGCAGCTGATCCAGTACCAGACCCGCTTCAAGGATGTGGTCCGGGCCTACAAGGGCCtgatgaaggagaaggaggccctggaggCCAGCCTGAAGGTGCTCACCGTGTCCCAGGAGGTGGACCTGGGCCATCAGCCCTGGGACGGCAGCTCCCCGACCGGCCCGGCCTCGGTGACCTCCGACCTCCTGGACGACCGCTGCTCCATGCACAGCGCCGACAGCCTGGACACGGCCGCCAGCGTCACGAGCGAGGGCGCCAGGGGGGAGCCGGTCGGGGACGATCAGGAAGGCGGCGCCGGCGGCGGTGGGGAGAGCGAAGGCGCCTGCGCCCGGGGCCAACAGGCCGAGCCGGACGCCAGCGGCTCCGAGAGCGCCGTCGGCTCCGGCTCCGGCGGCCGAGGCCCGGATCAGCTCCTCCGGCAgcacacgccgccgccgccgccgccggccgccGGCCACCCCCAGGCCGAGGCGGACCGGCGGGTGACCCAGCTGAGGACCCAGCTCAGCACCCTGACCAGCTCCCTGGCCACGGTGTCGCAGGAGAAGTCGCGGATGGAGGCCAGCTTCCAGGCGGACAAGCGCAACGCCaagcaggagctggaggagctccagggccggctggaggaggagcggcggcAGCACGAGGCCCGGGCCCGGGCGGCGCAGGAGCAGCTGGCCGAGAGCAAGGCCCGCGTCATCACCCAGCAGCACGAGCGCGCCCGGGAGCAGGACGACCACGCCCTGATGCTGCGCGAGCTGCAGGAGCTCCTGCGGGAGGAGCGCGACCTGCGGCAGGAGGCGGAGCTCCGGCTGGAGGACGCGCGCGCCGCGCTGCAGGAGAGCGTGCGGGCGGCGGAGCGCGGCGCCGAGTGCGAGGCGCGCCTGAGGGAGAGCGGCGAGCAGCGGGAGGAGATGCGGCGCGGCCTgcgggcggcggaggaggagcgcaGGAAGCCCGACCCCcgggtggaggagctgcagagGGAGCTGGCCGAGACGAAGggacaccaccagcagcagctgcagcacgaGATCAGAAAG GCGTCCCAGGCGGAGGAGCGCGCCCGCTGCCAGgcccagggggaggagggccggGTGGCCAGCCTGGAGGAGCGGCTGTCTGAACTGTCGGCGCTGCTGGGGTCCTGCGAGAAGGCCAAGCAGCGCGACCAGCAGAGCCTCCAGCGGCTGCGCGAGCGCCTGCTGCAGCTGGACACGGAGAACAAGACGCTGGCCATCGCCGTGTCGGCCCGCGTCTCCGCCGCCGACCCGAGCGCCGCCGTCGAGGACGGTGACGACGCCCACCTGGACGTGGGCGCTCTGAAGGACAAGATGGAGCGGGTGAAGAAGCTGCTGATGCTGGCGTCACGCCGCAGCCCCGAGGAGGAGCAGCGGTGGACGGCGGTCGGGGAGATCGAGAAGCTGTCGGAGCCggaggacgacgacggcggcggcggcagcggcgagCAGAACGGCACGGAGCTGCGCTGCCAGCAGGAGCTGCGGCAGCTGCGCGAGGAGTTTGAGCGCTACAAGCTGCGGGCGCAGGTGGTGCTGAAGAACAAGAACACCAAGGACGGCTGCCAGGCCAAGGAGCTGGAGGCCGCCCGCGACCAGCTGGCCGAGCTCAAGGAGAAGTACATCGACCTGCGGATCCACGCCGACGAGGCGGACGCCCGGCACCGGAGGGACGCGGGGGAGCGCGAGCAGGCTGCGGCGGCGCTGCTGCCGGCCCACCGGCAGGAGCTGGAGCGCGCCGAGGCGGCGCACCGCGAGGGCCTGCTgcggctggaggcggagctgcaGAAGCAGCGGGAGCGCGTCGGCGCGCTGCTGGACGAGAAGGACCGCGAGCTGGAGAAGCTGCGGTCGGTCGCGCTGATGTGTGGCGGCGCCGCGCCGGGCCGGCGCCACGGGCGCCACGACGCCGACTCCGCCGGGACcccagagggggcgggggaagcCGGAAGGGCCGACGGCggcgaggaggcggcggcggcgtgcggaCAGGACGCGGCGCTGGAGGAGAGCGAGATCATCACGCAGGCGCTGAAGCTGGCGGGCACCAGCGCGCCCACGCAGCTGCTGCTCTACGTGGAGCAGCTGGCGCGGCGGGAGGCGGAGGCGGGCGCGCTGCGGCGGGAGAAGCGGCGGCTGGAGGAGGACCTCCACCAGCTGCAGGGCCGGCTGGTGGGCAACGGGGAGCGGCACGAGGAGGAGACGGCGGAGCTCCGGGCGCGGCTCGACAAGCTGACCAGGGACCAGGGGCGGGAGGGCGCCAACCTGGAGTACCTGAAGAACGTCATCTACCGCTTCCTCACGCTGCAGGACGTCAGCGGCCGCCGGCAGACCCTGGGCGCCATCCTCACCATCCTGCACTTCAGCCCCCAGGAGAAGAAGGCGGTGCTGAAGCTGCAGGGGCAGACGTGGTGGCCCGTGGTGGGCAAGTAG